A stretch of DNA from Rattus rattus isolate New Zealand chromosome 1, Rrattus_CSIRO_v1, whole genome shotgun sequence:
CCCCAATCCAGGGCGGGGCTCCCTTTCCCCTGAACGCACACTCCCcgggagacagagtcaggccaGGTTAGGAAGAAGAGTTCCGGTGTCAGGGACCCAGGCCCAGGGCCCTGTGGCCTCCATGGGGCAGGGCCACACCAAGGTCCTGAGCCTGGAATCCGTGAACCACAGCCTGTAGCCCTCGGCCCTCCGACCTCGGTGCCCAAGCTAGTCCAAATCAGCTTGTGGTCCAGGTCAGGCAGGTTCCGGTCCCACCGGAAGCACGTGGCCCCCACCCCTTGGCGGTTGCCAGGGAGACGGGGCTGTTTACCAGCTGGTCGCAGCCAGGCACAGGAGGCGGATGGAGCTGAGCTGCGAGGTGAGAGGCTCGCTGTGGGTCCCCAGAGACTGGGAGCCAGGCCTTTTGAGCGGCCTTCCCCAGGGGCAGAGCCAACTTGGATGGAGCCTGAGTGTGCAGCTGCCAAGGGGTCTCCTGGGAGGGGTGTGTACAAGCCAGTCCCTGGACGCAGatccaaagagagaaaagggagtccGGGTCAtgtgcagaggcaggagctgcagGGAGCCTCCCAGGAACTTCCCTCAGCTCTGTGCCCTTTACCTAGGTCTGCATTGCTGTTCCAGCCTTTTCTGCCATTCCCCGACACTCCTCCTCCTGCACTTGAAGCTTTGCTTCCAGGCCTGCCAGACCGCGGAAATAATAGAggcctctcccccaaccccctcgcCCGCCCTTCTATCCTGGAATCAACCCCGGTTCTCTTCGCAAAGCTTCGCTCTCTCGGTGGCTTGTGGTTTCCCACATTCTAATCTCTGGTTTGGGGTAGCGCTGCGAATGGtttcagtcttctctctctctctccatcccccggCTTGGTTCCTTTACAGAGTTTAATTTTGTAAGCCAGGCTGGGGACTATGGGGTGGCGGCAGTGGGTGGTAGTAactgataaacaattttaaaagaccaATGCACGTGTACGTGTCCCGGTATATGCCAGCAGATGGTTCGTAGGAGGTTGTATTTGACTGCTTTCGCTGTAGGTTTAGATTTGGACTGTGAAGTAGCATGGTCTGACCCCGTGGTGGCTTGTGGGCACCATCGGAAAACAACGGGAATCTTGATTTCATTTCTACCCagtgtcccttccttcctgttcatGCGGTGATAATCCTAAGGAATGGGCACCTGCGCTTCTGGCAACATCTTGAAAATGGTGGCCAGTGTTTTGTTTCCTGCTTCCTAGCAGGCGTCGGCCTCCTAGCTATTGTGTTTAAGTAAACAGGCCACTTGCCTCTTCTGCTGGCACGCCTAGATGTTGTCAAATCACTTTGTGGTTGAGTGTCTGCCAGGCCCTAGAGGTGGTGAAATGAGCCAGGCAGGGATTATGCTGTGCCAGGAGCCTGGACTGAGGGCAAAGGCAGAGTTTGGGGCACGGGGTGTGTCTGTGAAGACACCGTGCATGCAGTGTTCCAAACACCTGTTTTCCTGCAGCATCCTGCCCTTgttctgggtgggggtgggagctggTGTTCCCTCTGGTTAACAGATGGTCGCTATGctggggaggaggtggtgggTTATAAAAGCAGGTTGGGTGTAACGGCTTTACCTGAAGGAGGTGTTAGTCTCTAAATAGCCATGAGTGGGCTTATGCGAATTAGTCataattgaggtttttttttttctcttgagatagCTCGCAGTCATGTTATCTTATGACCAGGGTGTCTTGAATATGACACCCCCTGAACACGGCTAATTATATAGAGCACCAAAAGGTATGGCAACTACACGCACACACTCAAGTTTGACTGTTAAAAATAACCCAGCAGAGTGCCTGAGAGAACACATGACTTTTCTCATCGAAGTTGTTAGGGAGAGGTTTCTAAGTTACCAAACTTCCTGACAGCCAAACCTTCCCCAGGCATGTGTGGGTGTTGGAAGCCAAGCCTGTGATAATTCTGTAGAAGCTGTGGCAAATTAATAGCCATTCCCAAGCGAGAAGGATGGAAACTTAGATACTTCTCTCCACCTAACTGGACAGTTATCACTTTCTCCTGCCACTCGGAACGAGAAACTcctagggaagaaaaaaaatgttctttatggttgatcagaaaataaatgaacaaggaAATGGGCAGGCATTTCTTCTTGGGCATCAAAACTTCTTGCTCAGGAAGAAGTTTCTGAGCTGCCTGCAGCCCGACTGGGCACGGagaacagagaaggggaggagggtttGGGTTCTGTATAGAACGGGGCAGCCACAAAGCCTTTTAACGCGTGAAAGGGGCTTTGGTGACGGATCAGTGGGCATAGCACTTGCCTGAGGACCAGAATTGGATCCCTACAATCCGTGTAAATGCCTGGTTTGTCagctcacctgtaattccagccctggaaggcagagacaggatcccCATAGTAAGCAAGACTAGCCATATGGAtgaactctgggtttgattgagaggtcctgcctcagtgaataaggcCTAAGAGCCATGGAGGATGATTTCCGCTGACATCAACCTTAGGTCTCCATCTATGCGTGTGTACCTGCCTACACGCATGCCCATGAACAtgcaagacacacagacacacaagacacatGGATAAAGAGCATGGACAcatgaaagggggagggggaacctgGTCGGAGATTTTGAACAGCAGGCTGCCCTGGATTCATAGAAGTAGTGTGTTTTGGTTCCTTGTGGTTTGGCTCCTGGTGACCTAGTACAGAAGAGAACAACGCAGATCAGTGGGGGTCACACATAAGCCCACGGACCTGGACTAGCGCCCCTGAGGGCTGCGTGATGGAGGAGCTTGGAGGAGGTCAATTCTGAGGTGAGCAACAGTGTGCCGGAAGAAGGAAACTATCAACCCAGGAAACGTTTGGTCCTCTTGAGGCAACTGCATGGGGCAGGTCTGGGGGAGCTCTGAAATCAGCCTGTGCAGCGGACAGGGCACATTTGGGAGCTGGGATCTCTCAGCTGTGTGGCACTAAGTAGGAGAAGAACCAAAACCAATACCTAGGGAAATGTTCAAAAGCAGGCGTGTGAACCCACGGGTCACGCGTGTCCAGGGCTGGTTACAAATGTGGCCTGTATGCCTGTGGATGGCGTCCTGTTGCAGTGTCAAAAGCTGCCAACTCCCGTTGGATAGCAACAGGTGCACAGCAGTGACCTAGAACAACAGAAGCACACGAGACAGGCCTGTAACCAACACAAAGTCACACCCATCCATTGGATCCTGCCCAGGACTGTcctgcagagagaggcagagctgcCTGGTGTCTAAGGACGGTGCAGACcgaaaaaatcaaaatagatgcTCTCTAGGGCTTCCGGTGGAGCCTTTGCAGACCCCTTGTCCAGAACCTGAGTAGCCACTGTGAGTGATCAGAGCAGTCCCTGTCCTCTTGACACTGACCGAGCTGGGGACCCACGTTCCATGTGACCTGTGTGTGAGGGCAAAGTGCAGGCAGCCAGGGAAGGAGGCTTAGGAAGGCCCATGGCAGGGGGAAGATGGGAATCCCAGAGGGTGGTGTGCCCGTAAGTGCATGATGTCAAGGCAGACAGTGCCCCTAGTCTGGAGAAGTGAGTGTGACCCTGCTACCGGCTGAGCCTGCTTGCCCAATGGAGAGTCTAAACAAAGTCACCGTCCCCTCTCTGAGCAAACACAGTCTCCCTCTGACACTCTCAACCTTGCGTCTGAGGTCTGCGTTGGCCACTTCCTAAGGGAGCTTCCCGCCCTGGGAGCCAGCGAGGACTCTGGAACCCAGTACGTTCTGCCTGTTGTAGGGCTTCCCTGGGGCCCTTCTGTCCCTTGGACACTTTTCTGGGTTGGGCCCAATCAGATTTCACCCCAGCGCACTCTCTTGAGCGTGTGACCATGCTGGTTATGTCCCAGCGCAGCAGTCAGAACTCAGTTGTTGCAAACAAAGGCATCCATGGAGAAAGTTGTCTGACCCTGACTCTGGCTTGTCACATGGCTTGTTCCTTCTCAGACTGGTTTTTCTGCACGCAGGCCCTTCCCCACGAGTGTGAGCATTAGCCTTTCTGCATcactccttcttctcttcatagTACTTACCATTCCCTGAAAATACCTGCAGATCTGTGCCGTTCACTCACTTTAAGGATTTGAGTTCCAATGGGCGAGTCACAGCTGCTCCTCCATGTCAGAAAAACAGAGATATGTCCCACTCTCTGGTCCAGGGGCGCTTACTCTCCCAGTGAGACGTAAATGACAGAAGAGTGAGCCCCAATGTCTCAGGAAGCTTAACCCATGGCCTTCTCTgtttctgcctgcttccttagGGGGCCTGAGAAGCAATGGCCATAGAAGCCCCTGTGAACTTTGCACCACCTGAGCACAGCACTGTGGTCAGCACCGCAGCCGACAGCTACACCTGGCAGCCCAGCTCACTCAGGATGCACGTCATCAGGCCCAAGTCTGCCAAGGGCCGGAAGCGGCCAAATTTGCACCGACCACAAGGCATAGGGGATGGCTCCCCCAGCGGACTCACCTCTTCATCTCCACCACGCTCCTCCGGGTCGCCAAGCAACCAGAAACACGGAGTCTGCGCAACTGCCCCTGCGTCTCAGGGAGCTCCCGATGAGATGCCGGAGCTGCTGCAGCAGGCACCCATAAGGACAGCTTCATCCCTCAATAGATACCCAGTCCTCCCGTCCATCAACAGGAGGAGCTCGGAGGACGGGGCTGTGGACACTGTGTCCAGCAAGACCAGTTCTCTGCAGCTGAGCAGCGTCCAGGCGCTTTACCAAGAGGAGGCCCGTGCCGCCGTAAAGTCAAGCCAGGAAGACTCCAGAACACAAGTCTGTGCCTTAGAGAAGAAATTCATCATCCGAACCAAAAGACAGAGTTCCTCCAGGGCCTCAAACATGGAGGAGCCGTCGGACGAAGAGCCGAGGCTGCTGCTGGCCGTCAGGTCACCCTCGGGCCAACGGTTCGTGCGCTACTTCAGGCCCAGTGACGACCTACAGACTGTCCTCGAGGTGGCCGAGCAGAAAAACAAAGCCACCTACCAACACTGCATCGTTGAAACAATGGAGGTGCCCAGGAGACGTTTCTCTGACCTCACCAAGTCCCTGCAGGAGTGCGGCATCCTTCATAAATCTGTACTGGGTATCtcccaggaggagggggaaggctgGCCCTGAGCCCTCAGCACCAGGCTGGGGCCCCAGGTTTTTGAACAAAGAGAATGTTGGGCAGCCTGACGCCTCAAACACAACCTTGGTTTCAGGTGCCACACGAGCCCAGTGCAGCAAAGATCCTAGGGTCTTGCCTGGAGAGCATGTTTGTGAAGGCCGGGACGAATCTCCACCGGGGAAGAGCCCTCTGGAAAACTCCCTTGCAGCCCCCACATTCTCTCCTGCAGCCACAGGGAAGTCTACATCTGTCCCCAAGACAATGGCTGCAGCCAGGATATCTCCTTTGCCCTGCTGGCTCCTTCCAGAATCTACTGCCAGTGCAGTGAATTCTGAATCTCTCAAAGCCAATACTCTGCCTTTCTGTACTGGATACCAGATTAAACTCTTCCCAGAGAGGATTCTAGTCTAGCAAAGAACCAGGGTTTAGGAATCACGGCACTGGCATTGGTATTTCTTGCACTATTGTGAGAGACAGGCTGGCGATCCTGTGTTTGGACGCAACCTCCCTCCCGAGCTACACCAGCAGAGATCCATGAGGATCCCTGTTGGTATGAGGCGGCAGCAAGGGGTAGAACTATCTTCTGCTGTCGAAAATCCCCCAGCACACATCTCTGAAACGTCCTAGAGCTAGCCCGTATAAATTGCCTCTACAGCCAcggactagcctgggctacttttGAGTGGACTGACGGTTGGAGCATGGTAGCTCCCGTCTAAGTGCAGAATCCTTCCAAAAGGGAAGTAAAATATACAGTACCCTGTTTTTAAGATGCACACAGCTACAGgtctgtacaagtttgtactaaCAACCCCTCGGCCTACTTGGGCACAGGTAAATTGTTCTATCACCCCAGTCTCAGTGCCTCACTCACCCATGTCAAACATGGAAGGTCAGTGCCCCAAAGTGGGCTCTGGCGTCAGGTCCTCCGTAGGAGGCAGCTCATTGAGGTTTCTTTCCTGTGCCCCCGTTGAGACCATGCTGTGCAGCTGGCTGACTGGCATGGGATGCCCCTGCCCCCTTAACCAGAGCTGTCACGAGCACTGTAGAGTCTTGTTTTTCTGGGGATACAGACCATTTGCCAAAGCAATCTCGTATTGCAGGTTCAACCAGACACCCACAAGTCATCTGCATCCCTTGACGGCCAAATCCCCATTTGGAGTCAGGAACACTGAGACCTTCTGGGCACTTTGTCCCCCACTTGGAGCCTAAGCGCCACATGTCCTGGGTACTGACTGATACATGCCCCCACCCCCTCAGTTCCCAGACAAGGCAGGGTTTAGGAGTGTCGGAGCATCTCAGAGCATCACTACCTCAGCAACAGGGGCGTCTCGTGCATGGGACAACACCAGCAGTTACAGGTGTTCCTTCTAGCACATTCTCCCTTGGTGACAGCAATGATTACTCTGAACAGAGTCATCCTACCCCAGACACCTCCCACGCCACACAGATCACCCTGAACTAGGATATTCCTGAACACTTGCAAGATTTACCCTCCTGCCTAGGTTAGTGGGCACTTGACGGGGAAGGTCAACCCAGGACTTGACTTGGGCACGGGCAGCCCATGCAGCCGGCCACCTCAGCTACCCAATGACCACGACATAGGGGACTGGTGACTTGAGCTCGGGACCCTCCCATACACTTACCCGCAAGTGTACAATTCTGCCCCCGATCTAGGAGCCTATAAAAATCACACCTACTCTACGGTAAGAATAAAATCCCACCCACCCTCAGCTTGGTGATTCGAAGCTTTAGAATGCTCCAGAGAGACATAGAGCATGCTCAGTGGAGCGAGAAGCTCCTGGATTTAGGGGTTTGCTGCTGCTATATGGCTTAGAatttgggggtggtgggggggggaaagggggagaggcaCAAAGCATAAGAATATTTTAGGATCTTCCAGGAGACATGATTAAAGCTAGATTTGAGCCGTCACAACaacctctcccttttccttcttggaCAAAAGAATGATACGAACAATAAAAGCTGATTTGTGTGAAACGCTGTGTGGAGGCGGACATCTCATGTTTTAGCCTAAGACTTGAGCCACCAGACAAGAGTACACAGAGCAGCACCTGAATCTCAGCTTCAGGTGTCTCCCTGAGAAGCCATGCATCCTGCAGGCCACTGCAGCCAAGGCCACGTGcgaacacacgcatgcatgcacgcatgcgcacatccACCATGGAAGCCCCCTCAGAAGTGCCTCTGCTTCTGACCAGCATGTGTGGCATCTGGGATGCTCTGGTCTCATGGGACCTGCCCCGTTGCACATTCATCTTGATGTCCTTTGATTGACCGTCTTTACTCGGTTTGTGGTCACAATTGTTTGTTGAACCAGTAGTCATTTGAGGGGTCTCCCCCTAGAACAACATAGTGGTTGGCAGGAGCAACCCCCatggggtggtttgaatatgtggCCATAGGGAgaggtactattaggaggt
This window harbors:
- the Ubxn10 gene encoding UBX domain-containing protein 10, giving the protein MAIEAPVNFAPPEHSTVVSTAADSYTWQPSSLRMHVIRPKSAKGRKRPNLHRPQGIGDGSPSGLTSSSPPRSSGSPSNQKHGVCATAPASQGAPDEMPELLQQAPIRTASSLNRYPVLPSINRRSSEDGAVDTVSSKTSSLQLSSVQALYQEEARAAVKSSQEDSRTQVCALEKKFIIRTKRQSSSRASNMEEPSDEEPRLLLAVRSPSGQRFVRYFRPSDDLQTVLEVAEQKNKATYQHCIVETMEVPRRRFSDLTKSLQECGILHKSVLGISQEEGEGWP